In Elephas maximus indicus isolate mEleMax1 chromosome 4, mEleMax1 primary haplotype, whole genome shotgun sequence, a genomic segment contains:
- the SLC25A3 gene encoding phosphate carrier protein, mitochondrial — protein sequence MFSSVAHLARANPFNAPHLQLVHDGLSDPRSSPAGPPGPPRRSRNLAAAAVEEYSCEYGSMKFYALCGFGGVLSCGLTHTAVVPLDLVKCRMQVDPQKYKGIFNGFSVTLKEDGFRGLAKGWAPTFIGYSLQGLCKFGFYEVFKVLYSNVLGEENAYLWRTSLYLAASASAEFFADIALAPMEATKVRIQTQPGYANTLRDAAPKMYKEEGLKAFYKGVAPLWMRQIPYTMMKFACFERTVEALYKFVVPKPRSECSKPEQLVVTFVAGYIAGVFCAIVSHPADSVVSVLNKEKGSSASQVLKRLGFKGVWKGLFARIIMIGTLTALQWFIYDSVKVYFRLPRPPPPEMPESLKKKLGLTQ from the exons ATGTTCTCGTCCGTGGCCCACCTGGCACGGGCTAACCCCTTCAACGCGCCGCACTTGCAGCTGGTGCACGATGGCCTCTCGGACCCACGCAGCAGCCCCGCCGGGCCCCCAGGCCCACCCCGCCGCTCCCGCAACCTGGCAGCTGCCGCTGTGGAAG AGTACAGTTGTGAATATGGCTCCATGAAGTTTTATGCACTGTGTGGCTTTGGTGGGGTCTTAAGTTGTGGTCTGACACACACTGCTGTCGTTCCTCTGGATTTAGTGAAATGCCGTATGCAG gtggATCCCCAGAAGTACAAAGGCATATTTAATGGATTCTCAGTTACACTTAAAGAGGATGGTTTTCGTGGTTTGGCTAAAGGATGGGCTCCAACTTTCATTGGCTACTCTCTGCAGGGGCTTTGCAAGTTTGGGTTTTATGAAGTCTTCAAAGTATTGTATAGTAACGTGCTTGGAGAG GAGAATGCGTATCTTTGGCGCACATCTCTCTATCTGGCTGCCTCTGCCAGCGCTGAATTCTTTGCCGACATAGCCCTGGCTCCTATGGAAGCTACTAAGGTTCGAATTCAAACCCAACCAGGCTATGCCAACACTTTGAGAGATGCGGCCCCCAAAATGTATAAGGAAGAAGGCTTAAAAGC ATTCTACAAGGGGGTTGCTCCTCTCTGGATGAGACAGATCCCATACACCATGATGAAATTCGCCTGCTTTGAACGTACTGTTGAAGCATTGTATAAATTTGTGGTTCCCAAGCCCCGAAGTGAATGTTCAAAGCCAGAACAGCTTGTTGTAACATTTGTGGCAGGTTATATAG CCGGAGTTTTTTGTGCAATTGTTTCTCACCCTGCTGATTCTGTGGTATCAGTGTTGAATAAAGAGAAAGGTAGCAGTGCTTCTCAGGTCCTCAAGAGACTTGGATTTAAAG GTGTGTGGAAGGGACTCTTTGCCCGTATCATCATGATTGGCACTCTGACTGCACTACAGTGGTTCATCTATGACTCCGTGAAGGTCTACTTCAGACTTCCTCGTCCACCTCCCCCTGAGATGCCAGAGTCTCTGAAGAAGAAGCTCGGGTTAACTCAGTAG